From a region of the Hemitrygon akajei chromosome 16, sHemAka1.3, whole genome shotgun sequence genome:
- the LOC140740262 gene encoding vascular cell adhesion protein 1-like isoform X2 has translation MYFRSIYLFALLFVVTGKLNGYEVSVKTNPPAVEFGHSLEVTCSTTCNNPTIIMEYKPGTDPNSTLGDKWITDRFPSVQQWDFSAPCTVICQSAGKQVKEVKQVVPVYNRNLSVVPLPEVLEVYKPYQLECIGPKVYPKDKLVLTWLRGSEVVQNISTEDPGLPDDGPLKNVLNFTPSISDDGMVYTCLADLNLDSNSTKQIANASVTLQTYSFPEPPKISNINQVELNQQVQLKCEIPNVYPAEKMRLMWTKDGTKWKSDTNVSDHSTVWATIPWTPHETGLTQFNCTADFEDYPSVPSKMDSVVIEAYVFSNPEIHIPTTIEGIPVNITCSVFNVSGELQLRLKKGSEILVNRSASTGLTIYHTVNPRAELNGQEFTCEAELTFHHHSNTTVKQQSAALAVWSFPDPPRILSRDPVEVNQNVTLTCEVPNVYPAEKMRVRLFWGGEQQISVTIQPDATTVRATTTWTPRETNLTEVSCMADFGDYPSIPPKIDSIFIEVYVFSNPEIHIPITIEGIPVNMTCSVFNVSGELQLRLKKGSEILVSRSASTGLTIYHTVNPGAELNGQQFTCEAELTLHHHSNTIVKRQSTALTVWSFPDPPRILSRDPVEVNQNVTLTCEVPNVYPAEKMRVRLFWGGEQQISVTIQPDATTVRATTTWTPRGTNLTEVSCMADFGDYPSIPPKIDSIFIEVYVFSNPEIHIPITTEGIPVNITCSMPNVSGKLQLRLKKGSEILVNRSASTGLTIYHTVNPRAELNGQQFTCEAELTFHHHSNIITKERSNILTVHGKGLEIWKICLIVIIITLAIIGLVVGIIWYVMCRPSKRGKYKVSSSIANKDNGSCCKNEHQNSIPLLQRP, from the exons GTAAACTGAATGGATATGAGGTTTCAGTCAAAACAAACCCCCCAGCAGTGGAATTTGGACACTCTCTGGAGGTGACCTGCAGTACAACGTGTAACAACCCAACGATCATTATGGAATATAAACCAGGGACAGATCCCAACAGCACTCTTGGTGATAAGTGGATTACAGACCGATTTCCGAGTGTCCAGCAATGGGATTTCTCAGCACCCTGTACTGTAATCTGTCAATCTGCAGGAAAACAAGTGAAGGAGGTCAAACAGGTGGTCCCAGTGTACA ATCGAAACTTAAGTGTTGTTCCACTTCCTGAAGTGCTGGAAGTTTACAAACCATATCAGCTGGAGTGCATTGGCCCGAAGGTCTATCCAAAGGACAAACTCGTACTCACCTGGCTCAGAGGGAGTGAGGTAGTTCAAAATATTTCCACAGAGGACCCAGGTCTCCCGGATGATGGTCCATTGAAGAATGTCCTGAATTTCACTCCAAGTATTTCAGACGATGGAATGGTGTACACCTGCTTGGCAGATTTGAACTTGGATTCTAACTCCACCAAACAGATCGCAAACGCATCTGTAACTCTGCAAACTTACT CTTTCCCAGAGCCTCCCAAGATCTCCAACATAAACCAAGTAGAACTGAATCAGCAGGTCCAGTTAAAATGTGAAATCCCAAACGTCTATCCTGCTGAGAAGATGAGATTAATGTGGACGAAGGATGGTACAAAATGGAAGTCAGATACCAATGTGTCAGATCACTCCACTGTCTGGGCAACAATACCATGGACCCCACACGAGACCGGTCTGACTCAATTCAACTGTACGGCAGACTTTGAGGATTATCCATCTGTTCCATCAAAGATGGACTCCGTTGTTATTGAGGCGTATG TTTTCTCCAACCCTGAAATCCACATCCCGACCACCATTGAGGGTATTCCGGTGAATATTACCTGCAGTGTGTTTAACGTCTCAGGGGAACTTCAACTCAGACTGAAGAAGGGAAGTGAGATATTAGTGAACAGGTCAGCCAGTACTGGGCTGACTATCTACCACACTGTGAATCCACGAGCAGAGCTGAATGGACAGGAGTTCACCTGCGAGGCCGAGCTGACATTTCACCATCACTCCAACACCACTGTTAAACAACAGTCCGCCGCTCTCGCTGTCTGGT CTTTTCCAGACCCTCCGAGGATCCTCAGCAGAGACCCTGTAGAAGTGAATCAGAATGTCACATTAACATGTGAGGTCCCAAACGTCTATCCAGCTGAGAAGATGAGAGTACGATTGTTTTGGGGCggtgaacaacaaatttcagtaaCAATTCAACCAGATGCCACCACTGTCAGGGCAACAACTACATGGACACCACGAGAGACCAATCTGACTGAAGTCTCCTGCATGGCAGATTTTGGGGATTATCCATCAATTCCACCGAAAATCGATAGCATTTTCATTGAGGTTTACG TTTTCTCCAACCCTGAAATCCACATCCCGATCACCATTGAGGGTATTCCGGTGAATATGACCTGCAGTGTGTTTAACGTCTCAGGGGAACTTCAACTCAGACTGAAGAAGGGAAGTGAGATATTAGTGAGCAGGTCAGCCAGTACTGGGCTGACTATCTACCACACTGTGAATCCAGGAGCAGAGCTGAATGGACAGCAGTTCACCTGCGAGGCCGAGCTGACACTTCACCATCACTCCAACACCATTGTTAAACGACAGTCCACTgctctcactgtctggt CTTTTCCAGACCCTCCGAGGATCCTCAGCAGAGACCCTGTAGAAGTGAATCAGAATGTCACATTAACATGTGAGGTCCCAAACGTCTATCCAGCTGAGAAGATGAGAGTACGATTGTTTTGGGGCggtgaacaacaaatttcagtaaCAATTCAACCAGATGCCACCACTGTCAGGGCAACAACTACATGGACACCACGAGGGACCAATCTGACTGAAGTCTCCTGCATGGCAGATTTTGGGGATTATCCATCAATTCCACCGAAAATCGATAGCATTTTCATTGAGGTTTACG TTTTCTCCAACCCTGAAATCCACATCCCGATCACCACTGAGGGTATTCCGGTGAATATTACCTGCAGTATGCCTAACGTCTCAGGGAAACTTCAACTCAGACTGAAGAAGGGAAGTGAGATATTAGTGAACAGGTCAGCCAGTACTGGGCTGACTATCTACCACACTGTGAATCCACGAGCAGAGCTGAATGGACAGCAGTTCACCTGCGAGGCCGAGCTGACATTTCACCATCACTCCAACATCATTACAAAAGAAAGGTCCAACATTCTCACCGTCCATG GTAAAGGATTGGAGATTTGGAAGATTTGCTTAATCGTCATCATCATCACCTTAGCAATTATAGGTCTAGTGGTGGGAATCATCTGGTACGTGATGTGCAGACCATCTAAAAGAGGAAAGTATAAGGTATCAAGTTCAATAGCCAACAAAGATAATGGAAGCTGTTGCAAGAATGAACATCAGAACTCTATTCCTCTACTCCAGAGACCTTGA